One genomic region from Spirulina subsalsa PCC 9445 encodes:
- a CDS encoding GntR family transcriptional regulator: protein MAGKVQFHIQIDGEIPASKQLFDQIQFAIASRQYPPGHRLPSTRQLAQITGLHRNTISKVYRQLEETGLVESLAGSGIYVKAQGHEGGTRHNASPTAQNPEAYKLVQKSLDELLSQGCSLSEARDLFLSEIDWRLRCSARVLVTVPARDLGAGELMVQEIEKALNIPVQLVPMEELSKILEQTHSGTVVTSRYFIKQAEALAAPRSVRVIPVDIYDYSKELDLVRKLPQDSCLGLVSLSAGILGIAEILVHSLRGEDLLVISAQLQDTYKVNALIRSAHTIVCDKASYGAVKQAILDARDELIRHPNLVCSENYIGEKSINLLKRELGLG, encoded by the coding sequence ATGGCTGGTAAAGTGCAATTCCACATCCAAATAGACGGCGAAATCCCCGCGTCTAAACAATTATTTGACCAGATTCAATTTGCGATCGCCTCCCGTCAATATCCCCCCGGCCATCGTCTCCCGAGCACCCGACAACTCGCCCAAATCACCGGACTCCACCGCAACACCATCAGCAAAGTCTATCGCCAACTCGAAGAAACGGGTTTAGTTGAATCCCTCGCTGGCTCCGGGATTTATGTAAAAGCCCAAGGACACGAAGGCGGCACCCGACACAATGCCTCCCCCACTGCCCAAAATCCCGAAGCTTATAAATTAGTGCAGAAAAGTTTAGATGAACTGCTGTCTCAAGGCTGTAGCCTCTCCGAGGCCCGGGATTTATTCCTCTCAGAAATTGACTGGCGCTTACGTTGTAGTGCCAGAGTCTTAGTCACTGTTCCCGCCCGGGATCTCGGTGCCGGAGAATTAATGGTACAAGAAATTGAAAAAGCCCTTAATATTCCTGTTCAATTAGTCCCCATGGAGGAATTAAGTAAAATCCTCGAACAAACCCACTCCGGAACTGTCGTCACCAGTCGTTATTTTATCAAACAAGCCGAAGCCTTAGCCGCCCCCCGTTCTGTACGGGTGATTCCCGTTGATATTTACGATTACAGCAAAGAATTAGACCTAGTGCGCAAACTTCCCCAAGACAGTTGTTTAGGTTTAGTCAGTCTCAGTGCGGGCATTTTAGGCATTGCTGAGATTTTAGTTCATAGTCTCCGGGGAGAGGATTTATTAGTCATTTCTGCCCAACTCCAAGACACTTATAAAGTCAATGCCTTAATTCGCAGCGCTCACACCATTGTGTGTGATAAAGCCAGTTATGGGGCGGTCAAACAAGCTATTTTAGATGCCAGAGATGAGTTAATTCGTCATCCTAATTTAGTCTGTAGTGAAAATTATATTGGGGAAAAATCGATTAATTTATTGAAGCGAGAGTTAGGATTAGGCTGA
- the ilvB gene encoding biosynthetic-type acetolactate synthase large subunit, which yields MLAQPPTEKIMKRVTGAFALIDSLKRHGVKHIFGYPGGAILPVYDEIYRVEAEGGLQHILVRHEQGAAHAADGYARATGQVGVCFATSGPGATNLVTGLATAMMDSVPMVAVTGQVPRALLGTDGFQEIDIFGITIPIVKHSYMVQHAAEIPRIVAEAFHIASSGRPGPVLIDFPKDVGTEEFDYTPIDPGVVQLTGYRPTVRGNVRQVRRALELICASKRPLLYVGGGAIAAEAHAQVKQLAEYFHIPVTTTLMGKGIMDESHPLALGMLGMHGTAYANFAVGECDLLIALGSRFDDRVASQQENFARDAQVIHVDIDPAEMGKNRTPDVPIVGDVREVLVQMLDEVEKQQIQLEDAQTQAWLGRIAELEEEYPLEVPHPTGILSPQEVIVELTRLCPDAYYTTDVGQHQMWSAQFLNTKPRHWMSSGGLGTMGYGLPAAMGVKMAFPDDPVICISGDGSFQMNMQEVGTLSQYNIGVKVVILNNGWLGMVRQWQHMFYGDRYEATNLEMGMPQFAKLAEVYQGIKGITVTEREALKSAIAEMLAHDGPVILDVRVNRTEDCFPMVAPGHSNSDMIGLNPRSGQIQS from the coding sequence ATGTTAGCGCAACCCCCCACGGAGAAGATCATGAAACGAGTGACCGGAGCCTTTGCGCTCATTGATAGCTTAAAACGACATGGCGTAAAACATATTTTTGGGTATCCTGGGGGTGCCATTCTACCCGTTTATGATGAAATCTATCGCGTCGAAGCAGAGGGCGGTTTACAGCATATTTTAGTCCGCCATGAACAGGGCGCGGCTCATGCGGCGGATGGCTATGCCCGCGCTACGGGACAGGTGGGCGTTTGTTTCGCTACCTCTGGCCCTGGGGCGACTAATTTGGTCACGGGTCTAGCAACGGCGATGATGGATTCTGTGCCGATGGTGGCTGTGACGGGACAGGTGCCCCGTGCGTTGTTGGGAACCGATGGATTTCAGGAAATTGATATTTTTGGCATTACTATCCCCATTGTGAAGCACTCCTATATGGTGCAACACGCGGCGGAAATTCCCCGCATTGTGGCCGAGGCGTTCCATATTGCGAGTAGTGGTAGACCGGGGCCGGTGTTGATTGATTTTCCCAAGGATGTGGGAACCGAGGAGTTTGATTATACGCCCATTGATCCGGGGGTGGTACAGTTGACGGGCTATCGTCCCACGGTGAGGGGGAATGTCCGGCAGGTGCGACGGGCGTTAGAGTTGATTTGTGCGAGTAAGCGACCCTTATTATATGTGGGTGGGGGTGCGATCGCCGCCGAAGCCCATGCTCAGGTGAAACAGTTGGCGGAATACTTCCATATTCCTGTGACTACAACCTTGATGGGCAAGGGGATTATGGATGAATCTCACCCCCTGGCCTTGGGGATGTTGGGAATGCACGGCACGGCCTACGCCAATTTTGCCGTGGGAGAATGTGATTTATTAATCGCCCTAGGTTCTCGTTTTGATGACCGGGTGGCCAGTCAACAGGAAAATTTCGCCCGGGATGCCCAGGTGATTCATGTGGACATTGACCCGGCGGAAATGGGCAAAAACCGCACCCCCGATGTGCCGATTGTGGGGGATGTGCGGGAGGTATTGGTTCAAATGTTGGATGAGGTCGAAAAGCAACAAATTCAGTTAGAGGATGCTCAAACTCAAGCTTGGCTGGGGCGCATTGCGGAATTAGAGGAAGAATATCCTTTGGAAGTTCCCCACCCTACTGGGATTTTGTCCCCTCAAGAGGTGATTGTAGAATTAACCCGTCTCTGTCCCGATGCTTACTACACGACGGATGTAGGACAGCATCAAATGTGGTCGGCTCAGTTTTTGAATACGAAACCGCGTCACTGGATGTCTAGCGGTGGCCTGGGGACGATGGGCTATGGACTCCCGGCTGCAATGGGGGTAAAAATGGCATTCCCGGATGATCCTGTGATCTGTATTAGTGGGGATGGCAGTTTTCAAATGAATATGCAGGAAGTCGGTACTTTGTCCCAGTACAATATCGGGGTGAAGGTGGTCATTTTGAATAATGGCTGGCTGGGGATGGTGCGGCAATGGCAACATATGTTTTATGGCGATCGCTACGAGGCGACCAATTTAGAAATGGGGATGCCCCAGTTTGCCAAGTTAGCGGAAGTCTATCAGGGCATTAAGGGGATTACCGTCACGGAACGGGAGGCGTTAAAGAGTGCGATCGCCGAAATGTTAGCCCATGATGGCCCAGTCATCCTAGATGTTCGCGTCAATCGGACGGAGGACTGTTTCCCCATGGTTGCCCCCGGTCACAGTAATAGTGACATGATTGGTTTAAATCCTCGCTCTGGGCAGATACAAAGCTAG
- a CDS encoding SGNH/GDSL hydrolase family protein yields the protein MTSQKKKYYWLVGLPLGALIAAEVALRVTVGLGNPPLSQADPLMGYRFQPNQNLQRFGNQIIYNQYSQRSNPITPQKPPDTLRILMIGDSVLNGGAILDQGETISGQLQTKFDQAGIRAEVLNASAGSWGIGNQLGYVQRFGFLESDLLILQIGTHDLIQPTSTGDRIGSDPNYPTQSPLLALQELITRYLIPHLLLRLGWSAPQSEIPTATLPPQQQFEENLEDLQTLLNLAQQANIPVLVLYTPDWVDVLPQPSTPTYKPPFVEFLGSQDVGLIDAHEDWSQRPPEQVSLYFRDSVHLTALGNQRIAQLLWANLLLLE from the coding sequence ATGACGAGTCAGAAGAAAAAATACTATTGGCTAGTCGGTCTTCCCCTAGGGGCTTTGATCGCTGCTGAAGTGGCTTTACGGGTGACGGTAGGTTTAGGGAATCCCCCCCTGAGTCAAGCGGATCCCTTGATGGGGTATCGCTTCCAACCGAACCAAAACCTACAACGCTTTGGCAACCAAATCATCTATAACCAATATTCCCAACGGTCTAATCCTATCACCCCCCAAAAGCCGCCCGATACTCTCCGCATCCTGATGATTGGGGATTCTGTTCTCAATGGGGGGGCGATTCTTGACCAAGGGGAAACCATTTCTGGGCAGTTACAGACCAAGTTTGATCAAGCGGGTATCCGGGCCGAAGTGTTGAATGCTTCGGCTGGGTCTTGGGGGATTGGCAATCAATTAGGCTATGTTCAACGGTTTGGCTTTTTGGAGAGTGACCTGTTGATTCTCCAAATTGGGACACATGATCTCATTCAACCGACTAGCACGGGCGATCGCATTGGGTCAGATCCCAACTACCCCACTCAAAGCCCCCTCCTCGCCCTGCAAGAACTGATTACCCGTTACCTGATCCCCCATCTCTTGCTGCGTTTGGGCTGGTCTGCTCCCCAGAGCGAAATTCCCACCGCTACCCTCCCCCCCCAGCAACAGTTTGAGGAGAATCTAGAGGATTTGCAAACCCTGCTGAATCTTGCTCAACAAGCGAATATTCCGGTTTTGGTACTTTATACCCCTGATTGGGTGGATGTTCTGCCCCAACCTAGCACTCCGACCTATAAACCCCCTTTTGTGGAGTTTTTGGGCAGTCAGGATGTAGGGCTAATTGATGCCCATGAGGACTGGAGTCAACGGCCACCGGAGCAAGTGAGTTTGTATTTCCGCGATAGTGTCCATTTAACGGCGTTGGGGAATCAGCGTATTGCTCAATTGCTCTGGGCTAATCTTCTGTTGTTGGAATGA
- a CDS encoding heavy metal translocating P-type ATPase, translated as MQLVSKPFLGQTTPTETPPLTTATLDVAGMKCAGCVKAVERQLTQQGGVVSAQVNLITQVAVIQYDPQTVQPESLAQTLTARGFPSQLRAGETQTLPNWSERRQDEQRQQVQRLLTAALLLCFSALGHLDHWGGPRLPVMSDIGFHWALATLALFIPGREIILDGARGLWYRMPNMNTLVGLGTLSAYTASCVALAFPQLHWECFFDEPVMLLGFIFLGRTLEGNARGRAAAALEQLMALQPRVARLVADGQSPEEGGIEIPVELVRVGEWVQVLPGEKIPVDGEIVLGQTTLDESMLTGEATPVFKEVGATVAAGTLNLSGAIALRVTQIGSDTALAKIIASVEAAQIRKAPVQKLVDTVAGYFAYGVMTLAALTFLFWSQWGTQLWPQVLTPVTHSMAGMEGMVTTSPVLLSLKLAIAVLVVACPCALGLATPTAILVGTSLGAERGILIKGGDVLEQMHRIKTIVFDKTGTLTVGQPKVTDCCPWGAYQPSELLQLAASVEKGSNHPLASALVAEAQKQELPLLAGENFHTEAGLGVVAQVTGQGRPQRVLLGNQAWLEQHQIKIPEEVEAQGERLAQAGKTVIYVAVGVEYGGLIAVADQLRQDAAQTVQGLQEMGLEVVLLTGDRPTAARAIAQKLGIEQIYAQVSPSAKAALLQTLQNSPTTAPVAMVGDGINDAPALAQADVSIALQSGTEIAMETASIILMASQGSTIPLHPVLEAIQLSQATFKKIRQNLFWALSYNSLAIPIAAGVLLPSQGIALSPPLAGGFMALSSVLVVTNSLLLRRHRWTGSR; from the coding sequence ATGCAACTTGTCTCCAAACCGTTCCTCGGTCAGACTACACCAACAGAAACCCCACCCCTAACCACAGCTACCCTCGATGTTGCTGGGATGAAATGTGCAGGCTGTGTGAAAGCCGTTGAGCGACAATTAACCCAACAGGGGGGGGTGGTTTCCGCCCAAGTCAATTTAATCACCCAAGTGGCTGTTATCCAGTATGACCCCCAAACTGTCCAACCGGAGAGCCTCGCCCAAACCCTCACCGCCCGAGGCTTCCCTAGTCAACTTCGGGCGGGGGAAACCCAGACTCTGCCTAACTGGTCAGAACGTCGGCAGGATGAACAACGGCAACAAGTTCAACGACTGCTCACGGCCGCCCTGTTATTATGTTTTTCCGCTTTGGGTCATTTAGACCACTGGGGCGGGCCTCGTCTCCCAGTGATGAGCGACATTGGCTTTCATTGGGCGTTGGCGACGTTGGCGTTGTTCATTCCGGGGCGAGAGATTATTCTCGATGGTGCAAGGGGTTTGTGGTACCGAATGCCCAATATGAACACCCTAGTGGGTTTGGGGACCTTAAGCGCCTATACGGCCAGTTGTGTGGCCTTGGCTTTCCCCCAACTTCACTGGGAATGCTTTTTTGATGAACCTGTGATGCTGTTGGGCTTTATTTTTCTGGGGCGTACCTTGGAAGGGAATGCCCGCGGCCGGGCGGCGGCGGCGTTGGAACAGTTGATGGCGCTTCAGCCTCGGGTGGCGCGTTTGGTGGCCGATGGCCAGAGTCCCGAGGAGGGAGGAATTGAAATTCCGGTGGAGTTGGTGCGCGTGGGGGAATGGGTGCAGGTCTTGCCGGGGGAGAAAATCCCTGTAGATGGGGAAATTGTGCTGGGACAAACGACGCTGGATGAGTCAATGTTAACGGGGGAAGCTACTCCGGTATTTAAGGAGGTGGGGGCGACGGTGGCGGCCGGGACGTTAAATTTATCCGGGGCGATCGCCCTCCGGGTGACTCAAATCGGCTCAGATACTGCCCTAGCCAAGATTATCGCCTCGGTGGAAGCCGCCCAAATTCGTAAGGCCCCGGTGCAGAAGTTGGTGGACACGGTGGCGGGCTATTTCGCCTATGGGGTGATGACCCTGGCCGCCCTCACGTTCCTGTTTTGGAGCCAGTGGGGAACCCAACTCTGGCCCCAAGTCTTAACCCCGGTGACCCACAGTATGGCGGGCATGGAAGGGATGGTCACGACCTCCCCGGTCTTGTTGAGTTTGAAGTTAGCGATCGCCGTTTTAGTCGTCGCCTGTCCCTGTGCCTTGGGATTAGCCACCCCCACGGCCATCCTCGTGGGGACCAGTTTGGGCGCGGAACGGGGCATTTTAATCAAGGGCGGTGATGTATTAGAACAGATGCACCGCATTAAAACCATCGTTTTTGATAAAACCGGCACCCTCACCGTTGGTCAGCCCAAGGTAACAGATTGTTGTCCCTGGGGGGCTTATCAGCCCTCAGAACTGCTGCAACTGGCCGCGAGTGTGGAAAAGGGCAGTAACCACCCCCTCGCCAGTGCCTTGGTCGCAGAAGCCCAAAAGCAGGAACTCCCCTTATTAGCGGGGGAAAATTTCCACACCGAAGCCGGATTGGGGGTAGTGGCACAAGTGACCGGGCAAGGTCGCCCCCAGAGAGTGTTATTGGGCAATCAGGCCTGGTTGGAACAGCATCAGATTAAGATTCCCGAGGAGGTGGAAGCCCAAGGGGAACGCCTCGCCCAAGCTGGAAAAACCGTGATTTATGTAGCCGTGGGTGTCGAGTATGGGGGGTTAATCGCCGTTGCGGATCAACTGCGCCAGGATGCCGCCCAGACGGTGCAAGGGTTACAGGAAATGGGGTTAGAGGTGGTGTTATTAACCGGAGATCGTCCCACGGCCGCCCGTGCGATCGCCCAAAAACTCGGCATTGAGCAAATCTACGCCCAAGTCTCCCCCTCGGCCAAAGCCGCCCTTTTGCAAACCCTGCAAAATTCCCCCACCACTGCCCCCGTTGCCATGGTGGGAGACGGGATTAATGATGCCCCCGCCCTCGCCCAGGCCGATGTGAGTATTGCCCTCCAAAGCGGTACAGAAATCGCCATGGAAACGGCCAGCATTATCCTGATGGCCTCCCAAGGGTCAACGATTCCCCTCCACCCAGTCTTAGAAGCCATTCAACTGAGTCAAGCCACCTTTAAGAAAATTCGCCAAAATCTATTTTGGGCTTTAAGCTACAATAGTTTGGCAATACCCATCGCCGCAGGAGTCCTGCTGCCCAGTCAGGGAATTGCCCTCAGTCCTCCCCTCGCCGGAGGATTTATGGCCTTGAGTTCTGTGTTAGTTGTCACCAACTCCTTGCTATTGCGCCGACATCGTTGGACGGGATCCCGTTAA
- a CDS encoding FHA domain-containing protein: MAAKTAKLHQEHLLIIEDDKGRRSVPLIEASYSIGRDQSCDIRLSSQFVSRRHAILNRRLQADGTSFYEIVDGDENGKRSVNGLLINGVKLQDQSSHSLQHGDEVVFGPQVFAIYQVRERGVMPSASNDDPFDITLIDPAMMMGDFDESSPDE; encoded by the coding sequence ATGGCTGCAAAAACGGCAAAACTGCATCAAGAGCATTTATTGATCATCGAAGATGACAAGGGGAGGCGATCAGTCCCTCTGATTGAGGCCTCATACTCCATTGGTCGTGATCAGAGCTGTGATATTCGTCTGTCTTCACAGTTTGTCTCCCGTCGTCATGCAATCCTGAATCGACGATTGCAGGCGGACGGCACGTCCTTCTATGAGATCGTCGATGGAGACGAAAACGGCAAACGGAGTGTTAATGGTCTGTTGATTAACGGTGTGAAACTGCAAGATCAATCAAGTCACTCTTTACAACATGGGGACGAGGTGGTATTTGGTCCTCAAGTTTTCGCCATCTATCAAGTTCGAGAACGAGGGGTCATGCCTAGTGCCTCCAATGATGATCCCTTTGATATCACGCTAATTGATCCAGCCATGATGATGGGTGATTTTGATGAGTCTAGTCCAGATGAGTAG
- the tmk gene encoding dTMP kinase, translating into MMMNRTQQDRIAKTGHFIVFEGGEGAGKTTQIERSRLWLQEQLSPEIPIIVTREPGGSPLGQALRHILLEGESIPDLTELLLYAADRAHHVAEVLQPALAQGAIILCDRFTDSTIAYQGYGRGLDLTLIEQLNRIASQGLQSSLTLWLDVEVERGLARTHQRGKRDRLDQADLAFHQRVQQGFRTLAAQFPQRIVPIDANGSEEQVATKIQQILTNCFS; encoded by the coding sequence ATGATGATGAACAGAACACAACAGGACAGAATAGCCAAGACCGGACATTTTATTGTGTTTGAGGGGGGGGAAGGTGCTGGGAAAACCACTCAAATTGAGCGATCGCGTCTGTGGTTACAAGAACAGTTAAGTCCAGAGATCCCAATTATCGTCACCCGAGAACCCGGAGGCAGTCCTTTAGGCCAAGCCTTACGGCATATTCTACTAGAGGGGGAATCGATACCGGATCTAACAGAATTACTGCTTTACGCCGCCGATCGCGCCCACCATGTGGCGGAAGTTTTACAACCGGCTTTAGCACAGGGAGCAATTATTTTATGCGATCGCTTTACCGACTCCACTATAGCCTATCAGGGCTATGGACGAGGTTTAGACCTCACCTTAATTGAACAACTGAACCGCATCGCCAGCCAAGGTCTACAAAGTTCTCTGACCCTTTGGCTAGATGTTGAAGTAGAACGGGGGTTAGCCAGAACTCACCAACGGGGAAAACGCGATCGCCTCGATCAAGCCGATCTCGCCTTTCACCAACGAGTTCAACAGGGGTTTAGAACCCTAGCCGCCCAATTTCCTCAGAGAATCGTTCCTATTGATGCTAACGGGTCAGAGGAACAAGTTGCCACAAAAATTCAGCAAATCTTAACAAACTGCTTTAGCTAG
- a CDS encoding AAA family ATPase, with product MRLISIRLCNFRQFYGKTPEIYLASGGRNTTVIHGNNGAGKTTLLNAFTWGLYERFTAAFASPELLVNKRAIAQANVGTSVDCHVEIHFEHETKRYQVKRQCYVWQNSEGKIEYGSSKLFMKVAGDDGRWMIPSEQPDDVIGRILPESLHQYFFFDGERIDHIFRSEQKNRIAEDTKELLGVKVLDRAVEHLKKAKKTLGDELKTIGDSATKKLLREQVKLEQQKERLLQRQGEIETECEALEVLKQQVNERLRELSGSAELQSLKLELEQQEKGLRQNLGQAKGNLRHLISASSYTVFTGALTREFRGVLLGLRERGALPSGIKQRFVEQLLRQQRCICGTSLEEGSGAYEAVQDWLNRAGMAEVEEAAIRLEVQVGELEQQIPQFWQRVDYEQGQIQQWRSQLARVEGELDTVQEKLRTYPDENIQSLQKRLDETESQIRSLLLEQGGNQQEIERLQGAIADFQKQVEKHKLKEEKQALAQRRIQVTQDAIARLIEVRSRLEQQFRLSLESRVQEIFAAISFTPYFPRLSPEYDLTLMENTSGIAVPVAASTGENQILSLSFIGGIIDRVREWSQENTLMGIDSSTFPIVMDSPFGSLDEIYRRHVARAIPQLANQLLVLVSKTQWRGEVAEEMAQYIGKQYVLVYHSPKPDCEVDQIILGGVTYPLVQASDSPHEYTEIKVVEGRES from the coding sequence ATGAGGCTAATTTCAATTCGCTTGTGTAATTTTCGGCAATTCTACGGCAAGACACCGGAGATATATCTAGCGAGTGGGGGACGCAATACAACGGTGATTCATGGCAATAATGGGGCAGGTAAGACGACGTTGTTAAATGCCTTTACTTGGGGGCTGTATGAACGATTTACGGCGGCTTTTGCGTCCCCGGAATTGTTGGTGAATAAACGGGCGATCGCACAGGCTAATGTGGGGACTTCTGTCGATTGCCATGTGGAGATTCACTTTGAACATGAAACCAAGCGCTACCAAGTGAAACGCCAATGTTATGTTTGGCAGAATTCAGAGGGCAAGATTGAGTACGGCAGCAGTAAGTTGTTTATGAAGGTGGCGGGGGATGATGGACGATGGATGATTCCCTCGGAACAGCCGGATGATGTGATTGGGCGCATTTTACCGGAAAGTTTACATCAGTATTTCTTTTTTGATGGGGAACGGATTGATCATATTTTTCGCTCGGAACAAAAAAATCGGATTGCGGAAGATACGAAGGAGTTGTTAGGGGTAAAGGTGTTGGATCGGGCGGTGGAGCATCTGAAGAAGGCGAAAAAGACGCTGGGGGATGAGTTAAAGACGATTGGGGATAGTGCTACAAAGAAGTTGCTACGGGAACAGGTGAAGTTAGAGCAACAGAAGGAGCGCCTGTTACAACGGCAAGGGGAGATTGAGACGGAATGTGAGGCGTTGGAGGTGTTGAAACAACAGGTGAATGAGCGTTTACGGGAGTTAAGCGGCTCGGCAGAGTTGCAGAGTTTGAAACTGGAACTAGAACAGCAGGAAAAGGGGCTACGACAGAATTTAGGCCAGGCGAAGGGCAATTTACGCCATTTGATCTCGGCTTCGAGTTATACGGTGTTTACGGGGGCTTTAACGCGGGAGTTTCGGGGGGTGTTACTGGGATTACGGGAACGGGGGGCGTTACCCAGTGGGATTAAACAGCGTTTTGTGGAGCAGCTTTTAAGGCAACAGCGCTGTATTTGTGGGACTTCTTTGGAGGAGGGGAGTGGGGCTTATGAGGCGGTGCAGGATTGGTTAAATCGGGCGGGGATGGCGGAGGTGGAGGAGGCGGCGATTCGCTTGGAGGTGCAGGTGGGGGAGTTGGAACAACAGATTCCCCAGTTTTGGCAGAGGGTGGATTATGAACAGGGACAAATTCAACAATGGCGATCGCAATTAGCCCGAGTTGAGGGGGAATTAGATACGGTACAAGAGAAGTTGAGAACTTATCCGGATGAGAATATTCAGAGTTTACAAAAGCGTTTAGATGAGACAGAGAGCCAAATTCGCAGCTTGTTGTTAGAACAGGGGGGGAATCAACAGGAGATTGAACGCTTGCAGGGTGCGATCGCCGATTTTCAGAAACAGGTGGAAAAACATAAACTGAAGGAAGAGAAACAGGCACTGGCTCAACGTCGGATTCAGGTGACACAAGATGCTATTGCCCGGTTAATTGAAGTGCGATCGCGTCTTGAACAACAATTTCGCCTCTCCCTTGAATCCCGCGTTCAGGAAATCTTTGCCGCTATTTCCTTTACCCCCTATTTCCCCCGTCTCAGTCCAGAGTACGACCTCACGTTAATGGAAAACACCTCTGGAATTGCAGTTCCGGTGGCAGCGTCAACGGGAGAAAATCAGATTCTCAGTTTATCGTTCATTGGGGGCATTATTGACCGGGTGCGGGAGTGGAGTCAGGAAAACACCCTCATGGGCATTGATAGCAGCACCTTCCCCATTGTCATGGACTCGCCCTTTGGTAGTTTAGATGAAATTTATCGGCGGCACGTTGCCCGCGCTATTCCTCAGTTAGCCAATCAGTTATTGGTTTTAGTCTCTAAGACCCAGTGGCGGGGAGAAGTTGCCGAAGAAATGGCGCAATATATCGGAAAACAATATGTTTTAGTTTATCATTCCCCGAAACCCGATTGTGAGGTAGATCAAATCATCCTCGGCGGTGTCACCTATCCTTTAGTTCAGGCCAGTGATTCTCCCCATGAGTACACGGAAATTAAGGTAGTGGAGGGTAGGGAATCTTAA
- the serS gene encoding serine--tRNA ligase: MLDLKQIRENPTEVQERLQRRSDVYDLTPILDLDTKQRELQTTRTQLQARSNEIGKLIGQKMKSGSDPKGEEILALKNEGNEIKAQLADLEPQEKDLKAQLEDLLLGLPNLPSDSTPIGKSEEENVEVRRWGDEYLPTNPHILPHWEIGEQLGILDFKRAVKVAQSRFVNLVGVGAALERALINFMLDRQTEAGYIEVLPPILVNRESLTGTGQLPKFAEESFQCEGDDLWLIPTAEVPLTNLYRDEILEAEQLPIYHCAYTPCFRREAGSYGKDTRGLIRLHQFNKVEMVKLVHPDSSEVEHEKMLDNATAILEALKLPYRVLELCTGDLGFGAVKCYDVEVWLPSSGKYREISSCSNCWDFQARRANIRFKEAGKKGTQYVHTLNGSGLAVGRTMSAILENYQQENGSVKVPEVLQPYLGRSVL; encoded by the coding sequence GTGTTAGACCTTAAACAAATCCGCGAAAACCCCACCGAGGTACAGGAACGTCTGCAACGACGCAGTGATGTCTACGATTTAACGCCGATTCTCGATTTAGACACTAAACAACGGGAATTACAAACAACTCGCACCCAATTACAAGCGCGTAGTAATGAAATTGGTAAACTCATCGGACAAAAAATGAAGTCTGGGAGTGATCCAAAGGGCGAAGAGATTTTAGCCTTAAAAAATGAGGGCAATGAGATTAAAGCTCAACTGGCTGATTTAGAACCCCAAGAAAAGGATCTCAAGGCACAACTTGAGGACTTATTATTAGGATTGCCGAATTTACCCAGTGATTCAACTCCCATCGGCAAAAGTGAAGAGGAAAATGTAGAAGTGCGCCGTTGGGGGGATGAATATTTACCCACAAATCCCCATATTTTGCCCCATTGGGAGATTGGGGAACAGTTAGGGATTTTAGACTTTAAACGGGCGGTTAAAGTGGCTCAAAGTCGCTTTGTCAATTTAGTTGGCGTGGGGGCGGCTTTGGAACGGGCGCTGATTAATTTTATGTTAGATCGGCAAACGGAGGCGGGTTATATTGAAGTGTTGCCTCCTATTTTGGTCAATCGTGAAAGTTTAACGGGAACGGGACAGTTGCCGAAGTTTGCGGAGGAAAGTTTCCAGTGTGAAGGGGATGATTTATGGTTAATTCCCACGGCAGAAGTGCCTTTAACGAATCTCTATCGAGATGAGATTTTAGAGGCGGAACAATTGCCGATTTATCACTGTGCTTATACGCCTTGTTTCCGGCGAGAAGCGGGGAGTTATGGCAAGGATACGAGGGGTTTAATTCGTCTCCATCAGTTTAATAAGGTGGAGATGGTTAAGTTAGTTCATCCAGATAGTTCTGAAGTGGAACATGAGAAGATGCTGGACAATGCAACGGCGATTTTAGAGGCGTTAAAGTTGCCTTATCGGGTGTTGGAACTCTGCACGGGTGATTTAGGATTTGGGGCGGTGAAGTGCTACGATGTGGAGGTTTGGCTACCGTCTTCGGGTAAGTATCGGGAAATTTCTAGTTGTTCTAATTGTTGGGATTTTCAAGCAAGACGGGCGAATATTCGCTTTAAGGAAGCGGGGAAGAAGGGGACGCAATATGTGCATACGTTGAATGGCTCTGGTTTGGCTGTGGGTCGCACGATGTCGGCAATTTTAGAGAATTACCAACAGGAAAATGGGAGTGTTAAAGTTCCCGAGGTTTTACAACCTTATTTAGGGCGTTCTGTTCTATGA